Sequence from the Mycobacterium florentinum genome:
GCGGAGGCGCAGCGCATCGTCGTGCTTTCCGGCGATCAGCTCGACGGCCTGTGCGCGCTTGGCCTGCAATCGCGCGTGATCGCCGCGGCGCTGCCGGACGACTCGTCGAGTCAGCCGTCCTATCTCGGCGACGCGGTGCACGCACTGCCCGGCGTCGGCTCCCGGAGCAATCCCGACCTGCGGGCGATCGCGGCGCTGCACCCGGACCTGATTCTGGGCTCGGTCGCGCTGACGCCGAGGACGTATCCGAAGCTGGCGGCGATCGCCCCGACGGTGTTCACCGCGGCACCCGGCGCGGCATGGGAGGATAACCTGCGCATTGTCGGCGACGCGACGGCACGCGGCGGCGCCGTCGACGCGTTGCTCGGCGGTTTCACTCAGCGGGCCAACCAGATCGGGGCCTCCCACGACGCCGCCCACTTCCAGGCGTCGGTTGTCCAGCTGACCACCGACAAGCTGCGGATCTACGGCGCCAACAACTTCCCGGCCAGTGTGCTCGGCGCGGTAGGGGTGGACCGGCCGGCTTCCCAACGGTTCACCGACAAGCCCTACATCGAGATCGGCGCGACCGACGCCGACCTGTCGAAGGGCGTGGATTTCTCCGCGGCCGAGGCCGACGTCATCTACATGTCGTGCGCCACCCGCGCCGCCGCCGACCGTGCCGCGACGATTCTGGACAGCGCCCCGTGGCGCAAGCTGTCCGCCAACCGCGACAACCGGGTCTACATCGTCAACGACGAGGTATGGCAGACCGGCGAGGGCGTGATCGCGGCCCGGGGCATCGTGGATGACCTGCGCCTGGTCAACGCCGCAATCAATTAGCGCCGATTCGGTACGCATACCTCGCCATAGGTTCATG
This genomic interval carries:
- a CDS encoding iron-siderophore ABC transporter substrate-binding protein, with product MATVTAVAITAAAAVTCSGCGSDSKGPTARSMVTPTTQIAGAGVLGNDRKPDESCARDAAPADSGPATRQAHNAAGVTPDSVQVPAEAQRIVVLSGDQLDGLCALGLQSRVIAAALPDDSSSQPSYLGDAVHALPGVGSRSNPDLRAIAALHPDLILGSVALTPRTYPKLAAIAPTVFTAAPGAAWEDNLRIVGDATARGGAVDALLGGFTQRANQIGASHDAAHFQASVVQLTTDKLRIYGANNFPASVLGAVGVDRPASQRFTDKPYIEIGATDADLSKGVDFSAAEADVIYMSCATRAAADRAATILDSAPWRKLSANRDNRVYIVNDEVWQTGEGVIAARGIVDDLRLVNAAIN